In the genome of Tripterygium wilfordii isolate XIE 37 chromosome 19, ASM1340144v1, whole genome shotgun sequence, one region contains:
- the LOC119985324 gene encoding heavy metal-associated isoprenylated plant protein 7-like yields the protein MGEEEKKPAAAAVEEKKMEEKKPEEPKKAEEEKTEKPVKPAEEKKEEKKTEESKDEKSPPPPQEIVLKVYMHCEGCARKVRRSLKGFEGVEDVTTDCKTHKVVVKGEKADPLKVLERVQRKSHRQVELLSPIPKPPTEEDKKAKEEEKPKPEEKKEEPQVITVVLKVYMHCEACALEIKKRIQRMKGVESAEPDLKSSQVTVKGVFEPQKLVEYVHKRTGKHASIVKTEPAAAENKEGEKGKESKDEKKADEGQKEKKAEGGGGEESKDKKEGGEGDGKAEAAAAEDTATEETKVVEVKANPYYYYPPRYAMELYAYPPPQMFSDENPNACSVM from the exons ATGGGGGAG GAGGAAAAGAAACCAGCGGCAGCAGCAGTagaggagaagaaaatggaGGAGAAAAAACCAGAGGAGCCAAAGAAAGCAGAGGAGGAGAAGACGGAAAAGCCAGTGAAACCCGcagaggagaagaaagaagagaaaaaaacagaggaatCCAAAGACGAAAAGTCTCCTCCACCCCCTCAAGAAATCGTGCTGAAAGTTTACATGCATTGCGAAGGTTGCGCTCGCAAGGTCCGCCGGAGCCTCAAAGGATTTGAAG GTGTTGAAGATGTAACGACTGATTGCAAGACCCACAAGGTTGTTGTGAAGGGAGAGAAGGCGGATCCATTGAAGGTGTTGGAGAGAGTGCAGAGGAAGAGCCACAGGCAGGTTGAGCTTCTCTCACCCATCCCAAAGCCTCCCACAGAGGAAGACAAGAAGgccaaagaagaggaaaaaccCAAGCccgaagagaagaaagaagag CCCCAAGTGATTACAGTGGTGCTAAAGGTGTATATGCATTGCGAAGCCTGTGCATTGGAAATCAAGAAACGAATACAGAGAATGAAAG GAGTGGAATCGGCGGAACCGGATCTAAAGAGCTCACAAGTGACGGTGAAGGGAGTGTTCGAGCCACAAAAGCTGGTTGAGTACGTGCACAAAAGAACCGGCAAGCACGCTTCGATAGTGAAGACAGAGCCAGCTGCAGCAGAAAATAAAGAGGGAGAGAAAGGCAAGGAATCCAAAGACGAGAAAAAGGCGGACGAGggtcaaaaggaaaagaaagcagAGGGCGGCGGCGGCGAGGAGAGCAAAGACAAGAAAGAAGGCGGTGAAGGAGATGGCAAAGCTGAGGCTGCTGCGGCGGAGGATACGGCGACGGAAGAGACTAAAGTGGTTGAGGTGAAAGCGAATCCGTACTACTATTATCCACCAAGGTATGCTATGGAATTATACGCCTACCCTCCTCCTCAGATGTTCAGTGACGAGAACCCCAATGCTTGTTCTGTCATGTAA